A stretch of Gossypium hirsutum isolate 1008001.06 chromosome A06, Gossypium_hirsutum_v2.1, whole genome shotgun sequence DNA encodes these proteins:
- the LOC121230282 gene encoding uncharacterized protein isoform X8, which translates to MAEQGFQEQSSIGSSYRARDASPDSVIFTPESNFSLFSSASASVDRCSFASDAHDHDSLASEISLHLAGHERGDQNESLSGPDPNTNKANAVLNHSRFSRKGEKVKVEKDENDTVHVKDENQLIDSARNSFSLALKASSPRLGTMKKSSVSTRKSGAFPSPGTPNYHQHNNLTAGMQKGSSSERVPLHNNGVKRQGNVAGVLPCNNGRTLPSKWENAERWILSPGDSGVKQSVMHPQRRPKSKSGPLGPPGAAYNSLYSPSMYILDGVNMGNFMAGSPFSAGIIPANGLVAHSRSHGGGFAVRTEPCMARSVSVHGCSEVVSPPSLRSQDENLDTVKDAATDISRTVSRRDMATQMSPQGSTCSSPKESASFSLFTPSPLPIMELQSIHASKSEVRDVQIDERVTMTRWSKKHRAGNTAKSSQIVDDWRKKAADTRTPTWDVTETAKFEREEAKITAWENLQKAKAEAAIRKLEMKLEKKRSSSMDKIMNKLRSAQRRAQEMRSSMLSNQSHQVTRTSRKAIPFHGTSLTDCFTCLTF; encoded by the exons atggcgGAGCAAGGGTTTCAAGAACAAAGCTCCATTGGATCAAGTTATAGAGCTCGGGATGCGAGTCCCGACTCAGTTATATTCACTCCGGAATCCAATTTCAGCCTCTTCTCTTCAGCTTCAGCTAGTGTCGATCGCTGTTCTTTCGCCTCCGATGCTCACGACCATGATTCTCTAGCTTCTGAAATCTCTTTa CATTTGGCAGGACATGAAAGAGGAGATCAAAATGAGAGTTTGAGTGGACCAGATCCAAATACAAACAAAGCTAACGCAGTCCTTAATCACAGTCGTTTCTCCAGAAAAGGAGAGAAAGTGAAAG TTGAAAAAGATGAAAACGATACAGTTCATGTAAAGGACGAAAATCAACTCATAGATTCAGCAAGAAACTCATTCTCTCTTGCTCTTAAAG CTTCGTCTCCACGGTTGGGGACTATGAAGAAAAGCTCTGTTTCAACACGGAAATCGGGTGCCTTTCCTAGTCCCGGGACTCCCAATTATCATCAACACAATAACTTGACTGCTGGGATGCAGAAGGGTTCGAGTTCTGAACGTGTACCATTGCATAACAATGGTGTAAAGAGGCAGGGGAATGTTGCTGGGGTGTTGCCTTGTAACAATGGAAGGACTTTACCTTCAAAGTGGGAAAATGCTGAAAGGTGGATTCTTAGTCCAGGGGATAGTGGTGTGAAACAATCTGTCATGCATCCTCAAAGAAGACCGAAATCAAAGAGTGGTCCACTTGGTCCTCCTGGGGCTGCTTACAATTCTTTGTACTCGCCTTCGATGTACATCCTTGACGGGGTTAACATGGGGAATTTCATGGCTGGTTCTCCTTTCTCAGCTGGTATAATTCCAGCAAATGGTTTGGTAGCTCATTCTCGTAGCCATGGTGGTGGGTTTGCTGTTCGAACTGAGCCTTGCATGGCCCGTTCTGTTAGTGTGCATGGATGCTCTGAGGTCGTAAGTCCACCATCATTGCGTTCTCAAG ATGAAAATCTTGACACGGTCAAGGATGCAGCCACTGATATTTCTCGTACGGTTTCAAGAAGAGACATGGCAACCCAAATGAGCCCACAGGGTAGCACTTGCTCATCACCCAAAGAATCGGCTTCTTTCTCTCTCTTCACCCCATCTCCTCTACCTATCATGGAACTGCAAAGCATCCATGCCTCTAAATCAGAAGTGAGAGATGTACAGATAGATGAAAGAGTCACCATGACTAGGTGGTCAAAGAAGCATAGAGCTGGAAACACTGCGAAGAGCTCACAAATCGTTGATGATTGGAGAAAGAAAGCTGCTGACACTCGTACACCAACCTGGGATGTGACTGAGACAGCAAA ATTCGAAAGAGAAGAAGCCAAAATCACTGCATGGGAGAATCTGCAGAAGGCAAAAGCTGAGGCAGCCATAAGGAAACTAGAG ATGAAGCTGGAAAAGAAGAGATCCTCGTCAATGGATAAGATAATGAATAAACTGAGATCAGCTCAGAGGAGAGCCCAAGAAATGAGAAGTTCGATGTTATCCAATCAGTCCCATCAAGTTACAAGGACCTCCCGTAAGGCTATACCGTTCCATGGAACCTCATTGACTGATTGCTTCACCTGCCTTACTTTCTAA
- the LOC121230282 gene encoding uncharacterized protein isoform X4 encodes MAEQGFQEQSSIGSSYRARDASPDSVIFTPESNFSLFSSASASVDRCSFASDAHDHDSLASEISLHLAGHERGDQNESLSGPDPNTNKANAVLNHSRFSRKGEKVKVEKDENDTVHVKDENQLIDSARNSFSLALKDCKDRKIRSEASRIPTSLDLNNVSASSPRLGTMKKSSVSTRKSGAFPSPGTPNYHQHNNLTAGMQKGSSSERVPLHNNGVKRQGNVAGVLPCNNGRTLPSKWENAERWILSPGDSGVKQSVMHPQRRPKSKSGPLGPPGAAYNSLYSPSMYILDGVNMGNFMAGSPFSAGIIPANGLVAHSRSHGGGFAVRTEPCMARSVSVHGCSEVVSPPSLRSQDENLDTVKDAATDISRTVSRRDMATQMSPQGSTCSSPKESASFSLFTPSPLPIMELQSIHASKSEVRDVQIDERVTMTRWSKKHRAGNTAKSSQIVDDWRKKAADTRTPTWDVTETAKFEREEAKITAWENLQKAKAEAAIRKLEMKLEKKRSSSMDKIMNKLRSAQRRAQEMRSSMLSNQSHQVTRTSRKAIPFHGTSLTDCFTCLTF; translated from the exons atggcgGAGCAAGGGTTTCAAGAACAAAGCTCCATTGGATCAAGTTATAGAGCTCGGGATGCGAGTCCCGACTCAGTTATATTCACTCCGGAATCCAATTTCAGCCTCTTCTCTTCAGCTTCAGCTAGTGTCGATCGCTGTTCTTTCGCCTCCGATGCTCACGACCATGATTCTCTAGCTTCTGAAATCTCTTTa CATTTGGCAGGACATGAAAGAGGAGATCAAAATGAGAGTTTGAGTGGACCAGATCCAAATACAAACAAAGCTAACGCAGTCCTTAATCACAGTCGTTTCTCCAGAAAAGGAGAGAAAGTGAAAG TTGAAAAAGATGAAAACGATACAGTTCATGTAAAGGACGAAAATCAACTCATAGATTCAGCAAGAAACTCATTCTCTCTTGCTCTTAAAG ATTGTAAGGATAGGAAGATTAGATCTGAAGCTTCACGAATACCCACTTCATTAGATCTAAATAATGTCTCAGCTTCGTCTCCACGGTTGGGGACTATGAAGAAAAGCTCTGTTTCAACACGGAAATCGGGTGCCTTTCCTAGTCCCGGGACTCCCAATTATCATCAACACAATAACTTGACTGCTGGGATGCAGAAGGGTTCGAGTTCTGAACGTGTACCATTGCATAACAATGGTGTAAAGAGGCAGGGGAATGTTGCTGGGGTGTTGCCTTGTAACAATGGAAGGACTTTACCTTCAAAGTGGGAAAATGCTGAAAGGTGGATTCTTAGTCCAGGGGATAGTGGTGTGAAACAATCTGTCATGCATCCTCAAAGAAGACCGAAATCAAAGAGTGGTCCACTTGGTCCTCCTGGGGCTGCTTACAATTCTTTGTACTCGCCTTCGATGTACATCCTTGACGGGGTTAACATGGGGAATTTCATGGCTGGTTCTCCTTTCTCAGCTGGTATAATTCCAGCAAATGGTTTGGTAGCTCATTCTCGTAGCCATGGTGGTGGGTTTGCTGTTCGAACTGAGCCTTGCATGGCCCGTTCTGTTAGTGTGCATGGATGCTCTGAGGTCGTAAGTCCACCATCATTGCGTTCTCAAG ATGAAAATCTTGACACGGTCAAGGATGCAGCCACTGATATTTCTCGTACGGTTTCAAGAAGAGACATGGCAACCCAAATGAGCCCACAGGGTAGCACTTGCTCATCACCCAAAGAATCGGCTTCTTTCTCTCTCTTCACCCCATCTCCTCTACCTATCATGGAACTGCAAAGCATCCATGCCTCTAAATCAGAAGTGAGAGATGTACAGATAGATGAAAGAGTCACCATGACTAGGTGGTCAAAGAAGCATAGAGCTGGAAACACTGCGAAGAGCTCACAAATCGTTGATGATTGGAGAAAGAAAGCTGCTGACACTCGTACACCAACCTGGGATGTGACTGAGACAGCAAA ATTCGAAAGAGAAGAAGCCAAAATCACTGCATGGGAGAATCTGCAGAAGGCAAAAGCTGAGGCAGCCATAAGGAAACTAGAG ATGAAGCTGGAAAAGAAGAGATCCTCGTCAATGGATAAGATAATGAATAAACTGAGATCAGCTCAGAGGAGAGCCCAAGAAATGAGAAGTTCGATGTTATCCAATCAGTCCCATCAAGTTACAAGGACCTCCCGTAAGGCTATACCGTTCCATGGAACCTCATTGACTGATTGCTTCACCTGCCTTACTTTCTAA